The proteins below come from a single Salinilacihabitans rarus genomic window:
- a CDS encoding plastocyanin/azurin family copper-binding protein produces MDPREDDALSRRGFLVGSAGAAAAAAASATGAAQEDGDGGGQDGGGGQEGDAGGGGAETVELVDYAYEPGTESPLSIAPGTTVLFVWETDNHNINVTEQPDDSDWEGHMPIENSGFEVEHTFEVEGTYAFHCDPHLSLGMEGTIEVAEGGGGEAAAGPVSAIPDAAYTLLIATVAGMVSTLALVYFFMRYGGEPAA; encoded by the coding sequence ATGGACCCACGCGAGGACGACGCGCTCTCCCGACGGGGGTTCCTCGTCGGGTCGGCCGGCGCGGCCGCGGCCGCCGCCGCGAGCGCGACCGGCGCCGCACAGGAAGACGGCGACGGCGGCGGGCAGGACGGCGGCGGCGGCCAAGAAGGCGACGCCGGCGGTGGCGGTGCCGAGACGGTCGAACTGGTCGATTACGCCTACGAACCGGGCACCGAGAGTCCGCTCTCGATCGCGCCCGGAACGACGGTGCTGTTCGTCTGGGAGACCGACAACCACAACATCAACGTCACCGAGCAACCCGACGACTCCGACTGGGAGGGGCACATGCCGATCGAGAACTCGGGATTCGAGGTCGAGCACACGTTCGAGGTCGAGGGGACCTACGCGTTCCACTGCGACCCCCACCTCAGCCTCGGGATGGAAGGGACGATCGAGGTCGCCGAGGGTGGCGGCGGCGAGGCGGCCGCCGGTCCCGTCTCCGCCATCCCGGACGCCGCGTACACGCTGCTCATCGCCACCGTCGCCGGGATGGTCTCGACGCTGGCGCTCGTCTACTTCTTCATGCGTTACGGCGGCGAGCCGGCGGCCTAG
- the coaBC gene encoding bifunctional phosphopantothenoylcysteine decarboxylase/phosphopantothenate--cysteine ligase CoaBC: MLDGVNVVLGVTGSIAAVKTVELAHELRRRGANVRGVMSDSARGIVHPWSVEFATGREVVTEITGAVEHVDLFGDDGWADVFLIAPATANTVGKIAAAIDDTPVTTCATTALGSGTPVVIAPAMHEPMYDHPGVIEAIERVESWGVSFVDPRVEEGKAKVASEEAIVCDAARAAGDRPLDGERVVVTSGATSEPIDPVRVLTNRSSGKMGRAVARACYVRGADVTLVHDGPDVPYADVRRVETAAEMLDATLAASEGADALVSAAAIGDYTVEARPEKIRSGQELTLELEPTPKLVDEVRERRPDLPIVAFKTETADEDEAMIEAARETLERIDAAFVVANDAGVMGSDRTRALLVHATDAARFEGSKDGLADEIAASLSVVLDADTTPN, encoded by the coding sequence ATGCTGGACGGAGTCAACGTCGTACTCGGGGTGACGGGGTCGATCGCGGCGGTCAAGACGGTCGAACTCGCCCACGAGCTTCGACGGCGGGGGGCGAACGTACGGGGTGTGATGAGCGACAGCGCACGCGGGATCGTTCACCCGTGGTCGGTCGAGTTCGCCACCGGCCGCGAGGTGGTCACGGAGATCACCGGCGCGGTCGAGCACGTCGACCTCTTCGGCGACGACGGCTGGGCCGACGTGTTCCTGATCGCGCCGGCGACGGCCAACACGGTCGGGAAGATCGCCGCGGCGATCGACGACACGCCGGTCACCACCTGTGCGACGACCGCGCTTGGGTCGGGGACGCCGGTGGTGATCGCGCCCGCGATGCACGAGCCGATGTACGACCACCCGGGCGTGATCGAGGCGATCGAGCGCGTCGAGTCGTGGGGCGTCTCGTTCGTCGACCCGCGGGTCGAGGAGGGGAAAGCCAAGGTCGCGAGCGAGGAGGCGATCGTCTGCGACGCCGCGCGCGCGGCCGGCGACCGGCCGCTCGACGGCGAGCGCGTCGTGGTCACGAGCGGGGCGACCAGCGAGCCGATCGACCCGGTGCGCGTGCTGACGAACCGCTCGTCGGGGAAGATGGGGCGGGCGGTCGCGCGGGCCTGTTACGTCCGCGGGGCGGACGTGACGCTCGTCCACGACGGCCCCGACGTCCCGTACGCGGACGTCCGGCGGGTCGAGACCGCCGCGGAGATGCTCGATGCGACGCTCGCGGCCAGCGAGGGCGCCGACGCGCTGGTCTCGGCGGCCGCGATCGGCGACTACACCGTCGAGGCCCGACCCGAGAAGATCCGGTCGGGACAGGAGCTCACGCTCGAACTGGAGCCGACGCCGAAACTCGTCGACGAGGTGCGCGAGCGCCGCCCGGACCTGCCGATCGTGGCGTTCAAGACCGAGACCGCCGACGAGGACGAGGCGATGATCGAGGCCGCCCGCGAGACCCTAGAGCGGATCGACGCGGCGTTCGTCGTCGCCAACGACGCGGGCGTGATGGGGTCGGACCGGACGCGTGCGCTGCTCGTCCACGCCACGGACGCCGCCCGGTTCGAGGGCTCGAAAGACGGGCTGGCCGACGAGATCGCCGCCTCGCTGTCGGTCGTTCTCGACGCCGACACGACACCGAACTGA
- the trkA gene encoding Trk system potassium transporter TrkA, producing the protein MRVIVVGAGEVGTNIAASLADEHDVVVVDRDPERIDAITYSLDVLAIEGDGTSLEVLEEAGIDSAEMVIASTDVDETNIVVCGAAKTVDDPFTIARVKKTDLLRTWERSEGAFGVDFMVATDLLTAQAIVRIAGLPGAHDVDTFANGLVHMAEFEVREESPIAGQTVSEADRFESLTFAAIISDEEVAIPSGDTAIRDGDNVVVIGSPESVRDFASDLTPAPTLEDADEIVIVGGSEIGYQTARLFEEEGLSPRLIERDHARARELSERLPNTLVLESDATDIDFLVREHVGESDIVVGCLDSDEKNLLVSLLAKRVGVDRTVGVVESGEYVDLFEAVGVDVAINPRIVTAEEITRFTREESTENVAILESDRAEVLEFEIDRDSLLFGNRIGEAMGNLPDGVVLGAISRNGDLITPRGETVVELGDHVVVFVDTRVLDEVTSAL; encoded by the coding sequence GTGCGCGTGATCGTCGTGGGCGCAGGCGAGGTCGGGACGAACATCGCCGCCAGCCTCGCCGACGAGCACGACGTCGTCGTGGTCGACCGAGACCCCGAGCGCATCGACGCGATCACCTACTCGCTGGACGTGCTGGCGATCGAAGGCGACGGCACGTCGCTCGAAGTTCTGGAGGAGGCCGGCATCGACAGCGCGGAGATGGTCATCGCGAGCACCGACGTCGACGAGACGAACATCGTCGTCTGCGGCGCGGCCAAGACGGTCGACGACCCGTTCACGATCGCCCGGGTGAAGAAGACGGACCTGCTGCGGACGTGGGAGCGCTCGGAGGGCGCCTTCGGCGTCGACTTCATGGTCGCGACCGACCTGCTCACCGCCCAGGCGATCGTCCGCATCGCCGGCCTGCCGGGGGCCCACGACGTCGACACGTTCGCGAACGGCCTCGTCCACATGGCGGAGTTCGAGGTCCGCGAGGAGAGCCCGATCGCCGGCCAGACTGTCTCGGAGGCCGACCGGTTCGAGTCGCTGACGTTCGCGGCGATCATCAGCGACGAGGAGGTGGCGATCCCGTCGGGCGACACCGCCATCCGCGACGGCGACAACGTCGTCGTCATCGGCTCGCCCGAGAGCGTCCGCGACTTCGCCAGCGACCTCACTCCCGCGCCGACGCTCGAAGACGCCGACGAGATAGTCATCGTCGGCGGGAGCGAGATCGGCTACCAGACCGCGCGGCTGTTCGAGGAAGAGGGACTCTCGCCGCGGTTGATCGAGCGCGACCACGCCCGCGCGCGGGAACTCTCCGAACGGCTCCCGAACACGCTCGTCCTCGAGAGCGACGCGACCGACATCGACTTCCTCGTCCGCGAGCACGTCGGCGAGTCCGACATCGTCGTCGGGTGCCTCGACAGCGACGAGAAGAACCTGCTGGTCTCGCTGCTGGCCAAGCGGGTCGGCGTCGACCGGACCGTCGGCGTCGTCGAGTCCGGCGAGTACGTCGACCTCTTCGAGGCCGTCGGCGTCGACGTCGCGATCAACCCCCGGATCGTCACCGCCGAGGAGATCACCCGCTTCACTCGCGAGGAGTCGACCGAGAACGTCGCCATCCTCGAATCCGACCGCGCGGAGGTCCTCGAGTTCGAGATCGACCGCGACAGCCTGCTGTTCGGCAACCGCATCGGCGAGGCGATGGGCAACCTCCCCGACGGCGTCGTCCTCGGGGCCATCTCCCGCAACGGCGACCTCATCACCCCGCGCGGGGAGACGGTCGTCGAACTCGGGGACCACGTCGTCGTCTTCGTCGACACGCGGGTCCTCGACGAAGTGACGTCGGCGCTGTGA
- the hpt gene encoding hypoxanthine/guanine phosphoribosyltransferase has product MDQLKQSLLEAPIIEKNGYHYFVHPISDGVPKLDPTLLREIVIRIIRKAELEEVDRIVTPAAMGIHISTAVSLMTDIPLTVIRKREYGLEDEVAISQRTGYSENEMYINDVREGERVLVLDDVLSTGGTLAAVLDALDEIGAEVIDTVAVIKKVGGENKVEDAGYHVKTLINVDVVEGEVVIVDEDGDD; this is encoded by the coding sequence ATGGATCAGTTGAAGCAGTCCCTGCTCGAGGCGCCCATCATCGAGAAGAACGGGTACCACTACTTCGTCCACCCGATCAGCGACGGCGTGCCGAAACTCGACCCGACGCTCCTGCGCGAGATCGTCATCCGCATCATCCGCAAGGCCGAACTCGAAGAGGTCGACCGCATCGTCACGCCCGCGGCGATGGGCATCCACATCTCGACGGCCGTCTCGCTGATGACCGACATCCCCCTGACGGTGATCCGAAAGCGCGAGTACGGCCTCGAAGACGAGGTCGCCATCTCCCAGCGGACCGGCTACTCCGAGAACGAGATGTACATCAACGACGTCCGCGAGGGCGAGCGCGTGCTCGTGCTCGACGACGTCCTCTCGACCGGCGGCACCCTCGCGGCCGTCCTCGACGCGCTCGACGAGATCGGCGCCGAGGTGATCGACACCGTCGCCGTCATCAAGAAGGTCGGCGGCGAGAACAAGGTCGAGGACGCGGGCTACCACGTCAAGACCCTCATCAACGTCGACGTCGTCGAGGGCGAGGTCGTCATCGTCGACGAGGACGGCGACGACTGA
- a CDS encoding DUF7344 domain-containing protein, with the protein MIGDVSGGDTLTKGEIFEVLRNQRRRYVVQFLKQDGRPVELGDLAQQVAAWEYETTLDGVTPEQRKRVYTTLQQTHLPKMDEAGILSFDADEGVIEATDLTRDVSVYLEIVPGHEFAWRELYLSLGAVSCALVAALWLGIYPLTLLSDLAWAGFISTTFTAAATAHIYHERNMRLGYGEKPPELSYGADD; encoded by the coding sequence GTGATAGGCGACGTCTCGGGAGGGGATACGCTCACGAAAGGTGAGATATTCGAGGTGCTGCGCAACCAGCGCCGGCGGTACGTGGTCCAGTTTCTCAAGCAGGACGGCCGGCCGGTCGAACTCGGCGACCTCGCCCAGCAGGTCGCCGCGTGGGAGTACGAGACCACGCTCGACGGCGTCACGCCGGAGCAACGAAAGCGCGTCTACACCACGCTCCAGCAGACGCATCTCCCGAAGATGGACGAGGCGGGGATCCTCTCGTTCGACGCCGACGAGGGAGTGATCGAGGCGACGGACCTGACCCGCGACGTCAGCGTCTACCTCGAGATTGTTCCGGGCCACGAGTTCGCCTGGCGCGAACTCTACCTCTCGCTGGGGGCGGTCAGTTGCGCGCTGGTCGCCGCGCTCTGGCTCGGCATCTACCCGCTGACGCTGCTGTCGGATCTGGCGTGGGCGGGGTTCATCTCGACGACGTTCACCGCGGCCGCCACCGCTCACATCTACCACGAGCGCAACATGCGGCTGGGGTACGGCGAGAAGCCGCCCGAACTCAGTTACGGCGCCGACGACTGA
- a CDS encoding SRPBCC family protein has protein sequence MDRILVSTVVYRPPEEVFPYVRSFTDYPRYTEYLKEVTRHGDGGPGTLYDLRFAWWKLGYTVRSEVIDVTPPESIEWRLARDVDAEGEWRVVPEPESAPADEETASRLYFEAVYDPHSADEDTISLPRFVSLGWVIDKVRPRVLEEAQRVLSRLVADVEGEPREVELTLHDRP, from the coding sequence GTGGACAGAATCCTCGTCAGTACGGTCGTCTACCGTCCGCCCGAGGAGGTCTTCCCGTACGTCCGGTCGTTCACCGACTATCCGCGGTACACCGAGTACCTGAAGGAGGTGACCAGACACGGCGACGGGGGACCGGGGACGCTGTACGACCTCCGGTTCGCGTGGTGGAAACTCGGCTACACGGTCCGGTCGGAAGTGATCGACGTCACCCCGCCGGAGTCCATCGAGTGGCGACTCGCCAGGGACGTCGACGCCGAGGGCGAGTGGCGGGTCGTCCCCGAACCCGAGTCGGCGCCGGCCGACGAGGAGACCGCAAGCAGGCTCTACTTCGAGGCCGTCTACGACCCGCACTCGGCCGACGAGGACACCATCTCGCTGCCGCGGTTCGTCTCGCTGGGGTGGGTGATCGACAAGGTCAGGCCGCGAGTGCTCGAAGAGGCCCAGCGGGTCCTCTCGCGGCTTGTCGCCGACGTCGAGGGCGAACCGCGCGAGGTCGAACTCACCCTCCACGACCGGCCCTGA
- a CDS encoding FAD-dependent oxidoreductase translates to MRDVCIVGGGVAGLAAATYAARAELDTLVVAGDESILARNASLENYPGFPHGIDARRYLQLARDGAVEAGAAFESGRVVEATRRDAADLEAGFELVTASGERIEARRVIAASWPDSEYLVPLDVGRSQRGHKYFVAVDEAGRTAVDGVYAAGRLAGEPHQAIVAAGHGAKVALAAIHDAGVPFYNDWVAPEGYFTGRGREVPPACEEIDEEERRRRDARARRTMLDAFAEPLDEGPTMHPDVEGR, encoded by the coding sequence ATGCGAGACGTCTGCATCGTCGGCGGCGGCGTCGCCGGACTCGCCGCGGCCACCTACGCCGCCCGCGCCGAACTGGACACGCTCGTCGTCGCGGGCGACGAGTCGATCCTCGCGCGCAACGCCAGCCTCGAGAACTACCCCGGGTTCCCCCACGGGATCGACGCCCGGCGCTACCTGCAACTGGCTCGCGACGGGGCCGTCGAAGCCGGCGCCGCGTTCGAATCCGGTCGGGTCGTCGAGGCGACGCGGCGGGACGCGGCCGACCTCGAAGCGGGCTTCGAACTCGTCACGGCGTCGGGCGAGCGAATCGAGGCCCGGCGCGTGATCGCCGCCTCGTGGCCCGACAGCGAGTACCTCGTCCCCCTCGACGTCGGGCGCAGCCAGCGCGGACACAAGTACTTCGTCGCGGTCGACGAGGCCGGTCGCACCGCCGTCGACGGCGTCTACGCCGCCGGCCGACTCGCGGGCGAACCCCACCAGGCGATCGTCGCCGCGGGCCACGGCGCGAAGGTCGCCCTCGCGGCCATCCACGACGCCGGAGTCCCCTTCTACAACGACTGGGTCGCCCCCGAGGGCTACTTCACCGGCCGCGGTCGCGAGGTGCCCCCGGCCTGCGAGGAGATCGACGAGGAGGAGCGACGGCGGCGCGACGCGCGCGCCCGCCGGACGATGCTCGACGCCTTCGCGGAACCGCTCGACGAGGGGCCGACGATGCACCCCGACGTCGAGGGTCGCTGA
- a CDS encoding AGE family epimerase/isomerase: protein MTVYRTERGLRHAFRDVLNFYYPDCIDATYGGYVAQLDERDGHVYDARSRHLVATARGVHNFALGVLEDGPTWCRAAAEHGLTFLRTAHWDADRGGYDWLLEGRETVDATRHAYGHAFVVLACARAHEAGISGALAELERAAGVLEDRFWEPAYDRFADRADPAWDALVPYRGQNANMHACEAYLAAHEATGEEAHLERALAVADTITREAAAETDGRLWEHFTEGWEPNLDHNRDDPEHRFRPWGYQPGHHLEWAKLLLALDEHASEPWLEPRARELFDVAVEIGWDDEHGGFYYTADADGDPVVADKYGWVHAEGIGASALLAARDDDYREWYDRLWEYATTHLINPRYGNWYERLARDHARDGPNRGVEVEPGYHPLSNYRVATGVVDDLA from the coding sequence GTGACCGTCTACCGAACCGAACGGGGACTCCGCCACGCGTTCAGGGACGTCCTCAACTTCTACTACCCGGACTGCATCGACGCGACCTACGGCGGCTACGTCGCGCAACTCGACGAGCGCGACGGCCACGTCTACGACGCCCGGTCGAGACACCTCGTGGCGACCGCCCGCGGGGTACACAACTTCGCCCTCGGCGTCCTCGAAGACGGGCCGACGTGGTGTCGCGCCGCGGCCGAACACGGCCTCACGTTCCTCCGGACGGCCCACTGGGACGCCGACCGCGGGGGGTACGACTGGCTGCTCGAGGGCCGCGAGACCGTCGACGCGACGCGACACGCCTACGGCCACGCGTTCGTCGTGCTGGCCTGCGCCCGCGCCCACGAGGCGGGGATCTCCGGCGCGCTGGCCGAACTCGAACGCGCCGCCGGCGTCCTCGAAGACCGGTTCTGGGAACCCGCGTACGACCGCTTCGCCGACCGGGCCGACCCCGCGTGGGACGCCCTCGTCCCCTACCGCGGGCAGAACGCCAACATGCACGCCTGCGAGGCGTACCTCGCGGCCCACGAGGCGACCGGCGAGGAGGCCCACCTCGAGCGCGCGCTCGCCGTCGCCGACACGATCACCCGCGAGGCCGCCGCAGAGACCGACGGCCGCCTCTGGGAGCACTTCACCGAGGGGTGGGAGCCGAACCTCGATCACAACCGCGACGATCCCGAACACCGGTTCCGCCCGTGGGGCTACCAGCCGGGCCACCACCTCGAGTGGGCGAAACTGCTCCTCGCGCTCGACGAGCACGCGTCGGAGCCGTGGCTCGAACCGCGCGCCCGCGAACTGTTCGACGTCGCCGTCGAGATCGGCTGGGACGACGAGCACGGCGGCTTCTACTACACCGCCGACGCCGACGGCGACCCCGTCGTCGCGGACAAGTACGGCTGGGTCCACGCGGAGGGGATCGGCGCGAGCGCGCTGCTCGCCGCCCGCGACGACGACTACCGCGAGTGGTACGACCGGCTGTGGGAGTACGCGACGACCCACCTCATCAACCCGCGCTACGGCAACTGGTACGAACGTCTCGCACGCGATCACGCGCGCGACGGGCCGAACCGCGGGGTCGAGGTCGAACCCGGCTACCACCCGCTGTCGAACTACCGGGTCGCGACGGGCGTCGTCGACGACCTCGCGTGA